A single genomic interval of Barnesiella intestinihominis YIT 11860 harbors:
- the nagB gene encoding glucosamine-6-phosphate deaminase yields the protein MRLIIEPTYDAVSRWAANYVVSCINKFKPTEDKPFVLGLPTGSSPLGMYKHLIELNRKGVVSFRNVVTFNMDEYCNLPEDHEQSYHTFMWSNFFSHIDIRPENVNILNGNAADPKEECARYEAKIASYGGIELFLGGVGPDGHIAFNEPGSSLTSRTRVKTLTQDTIIANSRFFGGDTHLVPKTALTVGVGTIMSARNVLIIVNGHNKAKALQQGVEGGISQMWTITALQMHPKSIIVCDDAATAELKVGTYKYFLDIEKNNLDPDSLL from the coding sequence ATGAGACTGATTATCGAACCAACCTATGATGCAGTTTCTCGTTGGGCCGCTAATTATGTGGTATCGTGCATCAATAAGTTCAAGCCGACAGAGGATAAACCTTTCGTACTGGGTCTTCCCACAGGGTCGTCGCCTCTGGGCATGTATAAACATTTGATAGAATTGAACCGTAAAGGTGTCGTTTCGTTCCGTAATGTCGTGACTTTCAACATGGACGAATATTGCAATCTGCCCGAAGACCACGAACAAAGTTACCATACGTTCATGTGGAGCAATTTCTTCTCCCACATCGATATTCGCCCGGAAAACGTGAATATACTCAACGGCAACGCTGCCGACCCCAAAGAAGAATGCGCCCGCTATGAAGCCAAAATAGCATCTTACGGGGGTATCGAACTGTTCCTCGGCGGTGTAGGTCCCGACGGCCATATCGCTTTTAACGAACCGGGGTCTTCGTTAACGTCACGCACCCGCGTAAAAACACTGACCCAAGACACAATTATCGCCAACTCCCGTTTCTTCGGAGGCGATACCCATCTTGTTCCCAAAACGGCTCTCACCGTAGGTGTCGGTACTATCATGTCGGCCCGGAATGTCCTTATCATCGTTAACGGGCACAACAAAGCCAAAGCCTTGCAACAAGGCGTAGAAGGCGGCATTTCCCAAATGTGGACGATCACGGCTCTGCAAATGCACCCCAAAAGCATCATTGTCTGCGACGACGCCGCAACGGCCGAATTGAAGGTGGGTACTTACAAGTATTTCCTCGACATCGAGAAAAACAACCTCGACCCTGACAGCTTATTATAG
- the queG gene encoding tRNA epoxyqueuosine(34) reductase QueG: MASCSKPSEWREIIRNEALRIGFDACGFARVEEVDVDMRDSYRQWLASGKQAQMGYLDNYVELRDNPALLYPGARTMICVALNYYPVRFQSGESPRFAYYAYGWDYHDVMRDKLRQLAVFVSSYSGDTGRVCCDTAPVRERYWAVRAGLGFIGKNAQLIIPGKGSFFFLGELITSLDLPPDSPVVARCGDCSRCMDSCPTGALYAPGSVDARLCISCQTIENKGDIAPFVADRMGDRVYGCDTCQQCCPWNKSARPSVHHEFAPSEEFLALDASRFETMTPDDFNRIFRHSAVKRAKYAGLKRNFEIWKKNRKSPIE; this comes from the coding sequence ATGGCTTCTTGTTCAAAACCCTCTGAATGGCGTGAGATCATACGAAACGAAGCTTTGCGTATCGGTTTCGATGCCTGTGGCTTCGCAAGGGTGGAAGAGGTCGATGTCGATATGCGCGATAGCTACCGGCAGTGGCTCGCTTCCGGGAAACAGGCGCAAATGGGTTATTTGGACAATTATGTGGAGTTGAGGGATAATCCGGCGTTGTTATATCCCGGAGCCCGCACGATGATTTGTGTGGCACTCAACTACTATCCGGTTCGCTTTCAGTCTGGTGAAAGTCCCCGGTTCGCTTATTATGCCTATGGTTGGGATTATCACGATGTGATGCGGGATAAGCTGAGGCAGTTGGCCGTTTTTGTTTCGTCCTATTCTGGGGATACGGGGAGGGTCTGTTGCGATACGGCTCCGGTGCGGGAACGTTATTGGGCGGTTCGTGCAGGTCTCGGCTTTATCGGGAAAAATGCCCAGTTGATTATTCCCGGTAAAGGCTCTTTCTTCTTCTTGGGAGAATTGATAACTTCTTTGGATCTTCCTCCCGATAGTCCGGTCGTTGCTCGATGTGGCGATTGTTCTCGTTGTATGGACAGTTGTCCCACCGGGGCGTTGTACGCTCCGGGGAGTGTGGATGCCCGCCTGTGTATCTCTTGTCAAACCATCGAGAACAAGGGGGATATAGCTCCTTTCGTAGCCGATAGAATGGGCGATCGGGTATATGGATGCGATACCTGTCAGCAATGTTGCCCGTGGAATAAATCGGCTCGACCTTCTGTGCATCACGAATTTGCACCCAGCGAAGAATTTCTTGCTCTCGATGCTTCCCGATTCGAAACGATGACACCCGATGATTTCAATCGGATATTTCGCCATTCGGCTGTCAAAAGAGCTAAGTATGCCGGACTGAAACGAAATTTCGAGATTTGGAAGAAAAACAGAAAGTCCCCCATAGAATGA
- a CDS encoding polysaccharide deacetylase family protein produces MFIEQPPFFYRMLFPETIWRIPGDKKTVYLTFDDGPIPQVTPWVLDVLDYYEVKATFFCVGDNVARNPNLFQVIRDRGHQVGNHTMNHVKGMSMSPEKYVRNVMNAHDLIQSRLFRPPHGHMLPGQAKLLKKDFSIIMWDVVTRDYSNKLSGEQVFGNVKRYARNGSIIVFHDSIKAERNLHYALPRTINWLRENGFLFKTL; encoded by the coding sequence ATGTTTATAGAGCAACCCCCGTTTTTTTATCGCATGTTGTTTCCCGAAACGATTTGGCGTATACCGGGAGATAAAAAGACCGTATATCTCACTTTCGATGACGGTCCCATTCCGCAAGTTACTCCGTGGGTTCTCGATGTACTCGATTACTACGAAGTGAAAGCTACGTTTTTTTGTGTCGGTGACAATGTCGCGCGTAATCCCAATCTGTTTCAGGTGATCAGGGACAGAGGGCATCAAGTGGGGAATCATACGATGAATCACGTGAAGGGAATGTCGATGTCTCCCGAAAAATACGTGCGGAATGTCATGAATGCTCACGACCTTATTCAAAGTCGGTTGTTTCGCCCCCCTCATGGTCACATGTTACCCGGACAAGCCAAATTGTTGAAGAAAGATTTCAGCATTATCATGTGGGACGTCGTGACGCGCGATTATAGTAATAAATTGTCGGGTGAGCAGGTGTTCGGCAATGTGAAACGTTATGCCCGCAACGGTTCCATCATCGTGTTTCACGATTCGATTAAGGCAGAGCGAAACTTGCACTATGCGTTGCCGAGGACGATAAATTGGCTTAGAGAGAATGGCTTCTTGTTCAAAACCCTCTGA
- a CDS encoding protein O-mannosyl-transferase family — MKRYKLLNNVLGWVVFVIAAVTYILTLESTASFWDCGEFIASGYKLEVGHPPGNPIFMLTARFFANFASSPSEVAYMVNLMSGLLSAATILLLFWTITRLAQKIVLREGETEETMSLGQMIAILGCGLVGALAYAWSDTFWFSAVEGEVYAYSSFCTALVFWLILKWESVADLPHANRYIILIAYIIGVSIAVHLLNLLCIPAIVLVYYYRKYKNTDLKGSLIALLVSFVLIVLLLYGLVPGFVEVASWVELLFVNVFHLPFNSGVVFYFFLIVGVIAWAIYETYAQRSDKLIKISFLISIVLVGIPFIGDGYIIGIVLTAALAYYLFTRKKLAVVAMNTILLSLFVIFIGYSSYALIVIRSTANTPMDQNSPEDIFSLGGYLNREQYGDRPLFYGQTFPAEIARDANGTAISTKGKAIWKKKLKTSEDEADRYIVTGYNEHYEYQPELNMLFPRMYSDKSEHISAYKEWTNFKGRPVQVRTSEGTKTVMKPTFAENLAFFLDYQLNYMYWRYFMWNFAGRQNDIQGHGEVQNGNWISGFNFIDKHIAGDQTNLPDDLKNNAGRNVFYMLPLLLGLIGLFYQAFSGKKGIESFWVTFFLFFMTGIAIVIYLNQTPYQPRERDYAYAGSFYAFAIWIGLGVAAVWRGLNYLLKTTDEKPVSTITAAVAALLCLCVPLQMVSQTWDDHDRSGRYVCRDFGMNYLSSVDENGIIFTNGDNDTFPLWYVQEVEGYRTDVRVCNLSYLQTDWYIDQMKRPAYESAPLPISADESKYAYDVRSYNYVINRLADSITVSDGLDYLYSDEDWTKDVPGYGKLNHLPTNKLYIPVNADAAVASGTVAPELKDSIVSRIVPDFADKRGFTMSEIASLDIINTNAMQGWKRPVYFAVTVGSSYYLGLEDYFSRTGLAYQVVPLKGVSNNIDTDKMYDNMVNKFRWGGIDKATPEHPLYLDENVRRMCNTHRMMFGDLVVQLIAEGKNDKALTALDLIMEKIPGWQVTHDLTSISLAQSYLDLGEKTKGEALLTEILDNSAGYLNWYKDLTSGQLRSVGSDYQKHLYIIQAIHEMSTSYELPELQKRIEEKFAIRE, encoded by the coding sequence ATGAAACGGTACAAATTACTGAACAATGTTTTGGGGTGGGTAGTCTTTGTTATCGCAGCGGTTACCTATATCCTTACTTTGGAATCCACGGCCAGTTTTTGGGACTGTGGTGAGTTTATAGCATCGGGTTATAAGTTGGAAGTGGGTCACCCGCCGGGTAATCCCATATTTATGTTGACGGCGCGATTCTTTGCCAATTTTGCTTCTTCTCCCTCCGAGGTCGCCTATATGGTAAACCTTATGTCGGGGTTGTTAAGCGCTGCCACCATACTGTTGTTGTTCTGGACGATCACCCGTTTGGCGCAGAAGATCGTTTTGCGTGAGGGAGAGACAGAAGAGACGATGTCGCTCGGGCAGATGATTGCAATTCTCGGTTGCGGGTTGGTAGGAGCTTTGGCCTATGCGTGGTCCGATACATTTTGGTTCTCGGCGGTGGAAGGCGAAGTTTATGCCTATTCGTCGTTCTGTACCGCATTGGTGTTTTGGCTTATCCTCAAATGGGAAAGCGTGGCCGACCTGCCGCATGCCAACCGTTACATTATTTTGATAGCCTATATCATAGGAGTTTCGATTGCGGTTCACCTGTTGAATCTTTTGTGTATCCCGGCCATCGTATTGGTTTATTATTACCGTAAGTATAAAAATACCGATTTAAAGGGTTCTTTAATTGCCCTGTTGGTATCGTTCGTGTTGATCGTGCTTCTGCTTTACGGTCTGGTTCCGGGTTTTGTCGAGGTTGCCAGTTGGGTCGAATTGTTGTTCGTCAATGTTTTCCATTTACCGTTCAACAGCGGAGTGGTTTTTTATTTCTTCCTCATTGTCGGGGTTATCGCTTGGGCCATTTATGAGACGTATGCTCAACGCAGCGATAAGCTCATCAAGATTTCGTTTTTGATAAGTATCGTATTGGTGGGTATTCCTTTTATCGGCGACGGGTATATTATCGGTATTGTCCTTACGGCTGCGTTGGCTTATTATTTGTTTACTCGTAAAAAGCTGGCGGTAGTCGCCATGAATACGATATTGTTGTCGTTGTTCGTTATTTTTATCGGTTATTCTTCGTATGCGCTGATTGTGATTCGTTCGACGGCCAATACCCCGATGGATCAAAATTCGCCCGAAGATATATTTAGTTTGGGCGGTTATCTCAACCGCGAACAGTATGGCGACAGGCCTTTGTTCTATGGACAGACTTTCCCGGCCGAAATCGCTCGTGATGCCAACGGGACTGCCATATCGACAAAGGGCAAAGCCATTTGGAAGAAAAAACTGAAAACATCGGAGGACGAGGCAGACCGTTATATAGTCACCGGATATAACGAACATTACGAGTATCAACCCGAGTTGAACATGCTGTTCCCGCGTATGTATAGCGATAAATCGGAACATATATCGGCATATAAAGAGTGGACTAATTTTAAAGGTCGTCCGGTACAGGTGAGAACTTCCGAAGGAACTAAAACGGTCATGAAACCCACTTTTGCCGAGAATCTCGCTTTCTTCCTCGATTATCAGTTGAACTACATGTATTGGCGTTATTTCATGTGGAACTTCGCCGGACGACAAAACGATATACAGGGACATGGAGAGGTGCAAAACGGAAATTGGATCAGTGGCTTCAATTTTATCGACAAGCATATTGCGGGAGACCAGACCAATCTGCCCGACGATTTGAAGAATAATGCAGGGCGTAACGTCTTTTATATGCTGCCCCTTTTGTTGGGTCTGATCGGGTTGTTCTATCAGGCATTTTCCGGTAAGAAAGGTATCGAAAGTTTTTGGGTGACATTCTTCCTGTTCTTCATGACCGGTATAGCGATTGTGATTTATTTGAATCAAACCCCCTATCAGCCTCGTGAACGGGATTATGCCTACGCCGGTTCGTTCTACGCATTCGCTATCTGGATAGGATTGGGTGTTGCGGCCGTGTGGAGAGGATTGAATTATCTGTTGAAAACGACCGACGAAAAACCCGTGAGTACGATTACCGCTGCTGTGGCTGCGCTGCTATGTTTGTGTGTGCCCTTGCAGATGGTAAGCCAGACGTGGGACGACCACGACCGTTCGGGACGATATGTTTGTCGCGATTTCGGTATGAACTATCTGTCGAGTGTCGATGAAAACGGTATCATCTTTACCAATGGCGATAACGATACTTTCCCCTTGTGGTACGTGCAGGAGGTGGAAGGGTATCGCACCGATGTAAGGGTTTGCAATTTGTCTTATTTACAGACCGACTGGTATATCGACCAGATGAAACGTCCGGCCTACGAATCGGCGCCGCTGCCCATTTCGGCCGATGAGTCGAAATACGCCTATGACGTTCGTTCCTATAATTATGTAATCAATCGGTTGGCCGATTCTATTACGGTAAGCGATGGATTGGACTATTTGTATAGCGATGAGGATTGGACGAAAGATGTTCCCGGATACGGAAAGTTGAACCATTTACCCACGAACAAGCTCTATATCCCGGTAAACGCCGATGCGGCCGTCGCTTCGGGTACGGTAGCGCCTGAGTTGAAAGATAGTATCGTTTCTCGCATTGTTCCCGATTTTGCCGATAAGCGAGGTTTTACGATGAGTGAAATAGCTTCGTTGGACATTATCAACACCAATGCCATGCAAGGTTGGAAACGTCCGGTTTATTTTGCCGTGACGGTGGGTAGTAGTTACTATCTGGGCTTGGAAGATTATTTCTCCCGTACCGGACTGGCTTATCAGGTCGTTCCTTTGAAAGGTGTTTCCAACAACATCGATACGGATAAGATGTATGACAATATGGTCAATAAATTCCGTTGGGGAGGAATCGATAAAGCAACTCCCGAGCACCCGTTATATCTCGACGAAAATGTACGTCGCATGTGCAACACGCATCGCATGATGTTCGGCGATTTGGTCGTTCAACTCATTGCCGAAGGGAAAAACGATAAGGCATTGACCGCACTGGATTTGATTATGGAGAAGATTCCGGGTTGGCAAGTGACTCACGACCTTACCTCCATTTCGCTGGCGCAGTCCTATCTCGATTTGGGAGAGAAAACGAAAGGCGAGGCTTTGTTGACCGAGATACTCGACAATTCGGCCGGATACCTGAATTGGTATAAAGACTTGACTTCCGGTCAGCTTCGTTCCGTAGGAAGCGATTATCAGAAACATCTGTATATCATTCAGGCGATACATGAAATGAGTACATCTTATGAGCTTCCCGAATTACAGAAAAGAATAGAAGAAAAATTTGCTATTCGAGAATAA